In Isosphaera pallida ATCC 43644, the sequence CGCCGTCCAGGATCCGGAGGCGATGAGTTCGATCTTGAGCGGAGCCAGGCGTCGGGTATCCAGACGGTTAGCGTACTCCTCGTTGAGGTGGCGCAGCTTGTGATCGATCGCTCGGGCCAAGCGGTCCAAGTATTCAGAGTCAGCCCCGGCGAGGTCGTCGGCTTCGATGAGCAGACGGTAGCCCGGCGGGTCACCCCAAACCGGCAGCACTAGGTAGGTCATCCAGCGGGCGTTGAACTCCCGGCGGGTTTGATCCACCGCCGCGACCACTTGGAACTCCGAGAGTTTTTCGCCGGTGAGGCTGGAGACGTGCGCGCCTTTGTTGAGGAACTCCAGCAGTGGGGCTTTGCCCACAAAGCCGACGCAGCGAACGACATCCTGGATGTGGTAGCGACGCAGGCCGCCGGCGGTGGTCATGAGGAGAAAGTAGCGTCGGCCTTCAACGAGTTCGTGGGCTTCCAGGGTGTCGGCTTGGGCGAGGTCGTGGACCGTGCCGGCTCGTTCGACGGTCTCTTCGGGGAGGAACTCGAAGTGGTGATGGATGAAGTCCAGAATGCCCGCGGCGGTGTGGTCCTCGATCGGGATGGTCATGCGTCCTTCGGAGGCGATGAGGCCGACGTCGCGCACTGGCTTGGGACCAAACCAGTCGGGGTAGTCGCGGAGATATGCTCCCATGGTCCCGCCGGTCCAGTTGGCCAGGAACTGGAGGTGGGGCCAGTAGTCGATGGGCCGCAGTCGTCCGTGGCGTTCCAGCAGGGATTCGAGGCGGCGCACCAAGCCGCGGTGTTTGCGGCTTAGGCTCCAGGACAAAGCGCGTTGAGTTTCGGGCGGGATCGCTTCGCGGAACCGGGGGGCGACGGTGCCGTCGTAGAGGTCGCGCAACAGGGTGGCGGCGTCGCGTTCAGCGAGCTTGACGATGCCCAGAACCGTGGCGGGGTTGGCGGCAATGATCGTGCCCAAATCGCGGGGCAGAGCGGACCGGAGCGCCAGGTAATACTTGGTGTCTACATCCTTGACCCGTCCCACTGATGGGTGCAGGCAGTAGGCCAAGCGAACCAGTGGGCTTTGCATCCGAGCCGTCAGTCCGGTGATCGCGCCGCAGGGCAGTCCGGACGGCGTGAACGACTCCCGCCAGTCGCCGGCGATTTGAAGGATGGGTTTGAGACCCTGGCTGAGCATGTCGGGGTGAGCATCAAATGCCTGGATGCCCCAGATTTTCCAGCCAGCGCGGTAGGCGTCGAGCGACTCGCGGGTGACCGGGATCGTCTTGGGAATCGCGGTGGTGCCGGAGGTTTTGGCGAACATGAGGACTTCGACGCCGGGACCAAACAACGCTGTAAGATCCCCTTGGCGGACGCGGGCGAAGTCCGGCTCGTGACCGTCGTAGTCGCGGATCGGCACCCGACGGCGGTAGGTTTCCAGGTCGCGGGCGGTGGTCAGACCGTGGCGACGGGCGAAGTCGGAGGCAGCGTCGCGTTCCAGAAGACGGGCGAGAACCCGGCGTTGCACCTGGTCGGCTCGCTTGGTGTCGTCGAGGAAGCGACGGGCCAACGCGCGGGCGTGTCGCGTGGAAGGATAACCGATAAGGCGGCGAAGCAAGCCCATAACGGCGGATCCTCATGATCGGCGTGGCGTTGGCGCGAGGCGTCGAACCGACGTTGTTTCATCAGACCCGAACGTCCGGTTGATTCCCTCGGGTTGAATATGTTTCATCGGGCTGTCATATCAAATCAAGATTATAAATAAGAAGTCAAGATGACATTCAACCGGTCAGGATCGGGTTGGAATCGGGTTGAAGCGTGGTGGGTGAGTGAGGCTCTACCGGATCGACAACCTGGCGAGTTGGGTTGGAGGATGTGACGGCGAATGGATCGTGGTTGGGATTCAGCGCGGTTTTGGGGGTGACGAGGGGAACGGCGACCTGGGGATGCGAGGACGGCGTGGGTGAATCGGCGAGCCGGGCGGGCTGATGAGGGTCGTGCGGGCGATCGTCGGGCAGACGGGGTGCAAAGCGTTCTAGGAACGTCTCGATGATGGCGCGGTAGCCCTGAGGATCGACGTCGTAGGCCTTGTTGTGACGGGCGCGGGGGACCACATGAAGAAGGCGTGGCGGGGAGGCGTAAGCGGCCAACGCCCGCGCCACTTCAACGGGGACGTATTGATCCTTCTGACCGTGGATTGCCAACCAGGGACGAGGCGACATCCGCGCTGCGGCCCGTCCCACGTTGACGTAGCGGCAACCCAACCGCCTTGAGGTAGACCAGCGGGCCAGTCGGCAGAGCAGGTGGTTGAACCAGTCCGGGACCCAGGGCAAGATCCCCCGAAATCTGACGAAAGTGTTGGCCCACTTCTTGAGATAGACCAGCATAGTTTCCTTGACAGGGAAAGCGCCATCGGTGACGACTCCCCAGACCCTCTTGGTTTTGGCGGCGGCTCCCAACGCGGCTCCACCGCCTCGGCTGATTCCGAAGAGTAGATAGCCGGCGGGGTCGGCGTCGGGTCGCGAATCGAGATAGGCCACGGCCGCCAGCACGTCGGCGACCTCGTGACGGGTTACCCACTGCAGCGGGTGATAGGACGGGTCGGATTGACTCTCGCCCTGGTTACGGAAATCGAAGCAAAACAGGTCGAATCCCAGGTCGCGCAACCAATCAATGTAATGGAGGGCCCCCCAACGATTACCGAGATATTCCGGGCAAACCACGGCGACTCCCACCCGTCGGCTCCCGCGACGACGCGGCAAATAGGTGCCGGTCAGTTGGATTCCCCCCGTGGTGGGGAAGGTGACGGTCTGACCCTCGCGTCGAGTTGGCTCGATCCGGGGACGAAACTGGGGACTGAACTCAAAGATCCGCGCGATCACCGGAACGTATCGCGTCACGCAATGGATCGTAAAGGCGATCAGTAGCAGGATCAGCAGAACTACGACGGGGATCACCCACCACAACAGCGACGCGGAGGACACCTCGGCGCTCCGGAGGACAGCGAAAGGGGAAAGGAGGACGAAAAAGCCAAGACCGATCCATGCAAGGCGATGCAAACGATTCGGAGTGAATGCAGGGTAACCCAATCTGCCTCTCTTGGGTCAAGGAGCGCGTGGGGTCGGTCGGGTCAGCCGTCGAATCGTTTGAGAATCAGGGCGATATTTTGACCGCCGAAGCCAAAGCTGTTGGACAGCGCGTAGCCAACGGCATGGGGTCGGGCCTGGTTGGGAACATAATCAAGGTCGCAATCATGGTCGGGGTTGTCAAGGTTGATCGTGGGCGGTAATACCGACTCCCGGATCGCCAGCAGGCAGACAATCGCCTCCACCGAGCCGGCCGCGGCGATCAGGTGGCCCATCATGCTCTTGGTGCTGGAGACTGGGATGCGGTAGGCGGCCTCCCCCAGCGCCTTTTTGATCGCTAGGGTTTCAATGGAGTCGTTGACTTGAGTGGAGGTGCCGTGGGCGTTGATGTAGTTGAGTTGATCGGGGGTGATTCGGGCGTCCGCCAGCGCCTGCTTCATGGCGGCGATCGCGCCTCGGCCCTCGTCGTGGCTGTCGGTGATGCGGAAGGCGTCGGCGGTGGTGCCGTAGCCGACGACCTCACCGTGGATGGTCGCGCCCCGGCGACGGGCGTGTTCCAGTTCCTCCAGCACGAGCATTCCGGCTCCCTCGCCTAAAACGAAGCCGTCGCGGTCGCGGTCGAACGGCCGCGAGGCGCGTGGGGGGTCGTCGTTGCGGGTCGAAAGCGCGGTCAACAGGTTGAAGCCAGTGACGCCCAGGGGGTGAATCATGCTGTGGGTCCCGCCCGAGAGGATCACGTCGGCCTCGCCACGACGAATTGCCTCGGTCGCCTCGCCGATCGCCTGGGAACTGGCCGCGCAGGCGGTCAGACAGGTGACGTTGAGTCCCTCGGCCCCGAAGCGGGCCGCGACGTGGGCCGAGGGGGTGCCGGGTTCCTGCTCGGCCTCGTGAAGCGGGTTGAGGATCGTCGGGGCCAAGCGGGTGAACCGCGCGGTGTCCACCTTGCCCTCGGTGTTGGCCGTCTCGAAGACCGCGCGGACGAACCGGGGAAAATCATGCTGACCTTCACCCGCTCCTAGGTAGACCCCAAACCGTCCCCGGTCCAACCCGCTGGCAGTTTCCAGTCCGGCGTCCTCGACCGCCTGTTTGGCCGCGGCCAGGGCGAACCGGGTGTTGCGGCTGTAGTTGTCCCAACGAGCTGCGTCTTCCAGATGATCCGCCAGCTGGAAGTCCGTCACCTCAGCAGCAAAGGTGGTGGGGAAGGTCCGGGCGTCGAACAGGGTGATCGGGCCGACGCCGCTGCGACCTTCCAGCAACGCCTTCCAAGTCGAGGCACAGTCTCGACCTACCGGCGTGACCATGCCCATTCCGGTGACCACCACGCGGCGACGCATGACAATTCTCCTTTTGAGGATGTGACTTGTCTTGTTCCGTCTTGCCGAAGGCGATGCAAGAGCCAAACCAATCCTTGAAGGATGGGATGGCTTCCTAATTCCAAATTGATGAGCCTACATGCGTCGATCGGTGGGACTCGATGCGATTGCTAGCGACCGCGTTGGTTCAGGCTGCCGTGGTTTGGGCTTTGAGAATCAGCGCCGAAGCTTGACCCAGGCGAGTGAAGCCGACCTTGAGGACGTGGGGCCGATTGGGGGGCAGGGGCCGCGGCGCGCCGACAATCAGGTCAAGCTGGTCGGTGATTGGTTCGACACAGTTGCGGATCGCCGGGGCGGTTCCTTCAATCAGCGATTGCAATCCAATGATGGTTTCGATCGAACCGGAGGCCGAGGCCGAGGTGCCCACATGACCCTTGAGTCCGGTCACCGGCACGCGCGCGCCGTCTAGAGCCCGGGTCAAACCGCGGACTTCTGCTTGGTCCCAGGCTGGCACGCCGGAGCCGTGAGCGATCACCAGACCTAATTGATCCGGTTGGAGTCCCGCGTCGCGCAGCGCCGCGGCGACCGCCACCTCGACCCCTCGCCCCTCGGTTCCCAGACCGCCTGGTACCGCGTCACATCCCGAGCCGAAGCCGACCACCTCGGCATCGATCCGCGCGCCGCGTTTGAGGGCATGGTCCCGCTCCTCCAGCACGAGGATGCCCGCGCCTTCGCCGGGCAGCCACCCGCAGGCGGCACGGTCGAACGGGCGGCATCCTTCGGTCGGGTCGCCGGGCCAGGTTGAGAGTTGGCCAAGCATGGTCATCCGAACCAAGCTCAACGGGTGAATCTTGGAGTCGGCCGCCCCGGAAATCATCACATCGGCCCGGTCGGTA encodes:
- the fabF gene encoding beta-ketoacyl-ACP synthase II, whose product is MRRRVVVTGMGMVTPVGRDCASTWKALLEGRSGVGPITLFDARTFPTTFAAEVTDFQLADHLEDAARWDNYSRNTRFALAAAKQAVEDAGLETASGLDRGRFGVYLGAGEGQHDFPRFVRAVFETANTEGKVDTARFTRLAPTILNPLHEAEQEPGTPSAHVAARFGAEGLNVTCLTACAASSQAIGEATEAIRRGEADVILSGGTHSMIHPLGVTGFNLLTALSTRNDDPPRASRPFDRDRDGFVLGEGAGMLVLEELEHARRRGATIHGEVVGYGTTADAFRITDSHDEGRGAIAAMKQALADARITPDQLNYINAHGTSTQVNDSIETLAIKKALGEAAYRIPVSSTKSMMGHLIAAAGSVEAIVCLLAIRESVLPPTINLDNPDHDCDLDYVPNQARPHAVGYALSNSFGFGGQNIALILKRFDG
- a CDS encoding beta-ketoacyl-[acyl-carrier-protein] synthase family protein — translated: MRDVERRVVVTGQGLISPFGWDRVAAHHAFVEGRTGIAPIRSFAVEGLPTNCGGEIAEFTEKAGKAMMPPKLARAYGKSLKYMARDIQLAVVAAALAVSDAGLAEGGVDPTRFGIDLGAGLISTELDELTPAIQTAYAAGNGAFDFAAWGTQSIPLIQPIWLLRYLPNMLACHISIFMDCQGPSNTVTQGEAAAALAIGEAARLIATDRADVMISGAADSKIHPLSLVRMTMLGQLSTWPGDPTEGCRPFDRAACGWLPGEGAGILVLEERDHALKRGARIDAEVVGFGSGCDAVPGGLGTEGRGVEVAVAAALRDAGLQPDQLGLVIAHGSGVPAWDQAEVRGLTRALDGARVPVTGLKGHVGTSASASGSIETIIGLQSLIEGTAPAIRNCVEPITDQLDLIVGAPRPLPPNRPHVLKVGFTRLGQASALILKAQTTAA
- a CDS encoding GH3 auxin-responsive promoter family protein, whose product is MGLLRRLIGYPSTRHARALARRFLDDTKRADQVQRRVLARLLERDAASDFARRHGLTTARDLETYRRRVPIRDYDGHEPDFARVRQGDLTALFGPGVEVLMFAKTSGTTAIPKTIPVTRESLDAYRAGWKIWGIQAFDAHPDMLSQGLKPILQIAGDWRESFTPSGLPCGAITGLTARMQSPLVRLAYCLHPSVGRVKDVDTKYYLALRSALPRDLGTIIAANPATVLGIVKLAERDAATLLRDLYDGTVAPRFREAIPPETQRALSWSLSRKHRGLVRRLESLLERHGRLRPIDYWPHLQFLANWTGGTMGAYLRDYPDWFGPKPVRDVGLIASEGRMTIPIEDHTAAGILDFIHHHFEFLPEETVERAGTVHDLAQADTLEAHELVEGRRYFLLMTTAGGLRRYHIQDVVRCVGFVGKAPLLEFLNKGAHVSSLTGEKLSEFQVVAAVDQTRREFNARWMTYLVLPVWGDPPGYRLLIEADDLAGADSEYLDRLARAIDHKLRHLNEEYANRLDTRRLAPLKIELIASGSWTALQRRRLERGGTLEQYKKPCLLPDLDLFSSFRVIRPPSSASSPSTTITPF
- a CDS encoding alpha/beta hydrolase, translated to MSSASLLWWVIPVVVLLILLLIAFTIHCVTRYVPVIARIFEFSPQFRPRIEPTRREGQTVTFPTTGGIQLTGTYLPRRRGSRRVGVAVVCPEYLGNRWGALHYIDWLRDLGFDLFCFDFRNQGESQSDPSYHPLQWVTRHEVADVLAAVAYLDSRPDADPAGYLLFGISRGGGAALGAAAKTKRVWGVVTDGAFPVKETMLVYLKKWANTFVRFRGILPWVPDWFNHLLCRLARWSTSRRLGCRYVNVGRAAARMSPRPWLAIHGQKDQYVPVEVARALAAYASPPRLLHVVPRARHNKAYDVDPQGYRAIIETFLERFAPRLPDDRPHDPHQPARLADSPTPSSHPQVAVPLVTPKTALNPNHDPFAVTSSNPTRQVVDPVEPHSPTTLQPDSNPILTG